ctgcagatggtgacttcagccatgaaattaaaagacgcttactccttggaaggaaagttatgaccaacctagacagcatattaaaagcagagacattactttgtcaacaaaggtccatctagccaaggctatggtttttctagtagtcacatatggatgtgagagttggactataaagaaagctaagtgcagaagaattgctgcttttgaactgtggtgttggagaagactcttgagagtcccttggactgcaaggagatccaaccagtccatcctaaaggagatcagtcctgggtgttcatttgtaggactgatgttgaagctgaaacttcaatactttggccacctgatgcgaagagctgactcattggaaaagaccctgatgctgagaaagattgagggcaggaggagaaggggacgacagaggaggagatggttggatggcatcaccgactcaatggacatgggtttgggtggactccgggagttggtaaaggacagggaggcctggcatgctggggttcatggggtcacaaagattcggatgcgactgagtgactgaactgaactaagctgaTGGcagatattgggcttccctggtggctcggtgggtaaagaatccacctgcaatgaagtagatgcaggagacttgggttcaattcctgggttggaaagatcccctggaggagggcatggcaacccacttcagtatccttgcctggagaatcccatgaacagaggggcctggggggttgcagtccatagggttgcaaagactgaagcaactgagcatgcatggcaGATACTGGCTTCATGCTGACCACATCCATTTCCCTTTTCTGGGCACACAGTTAAACTGTATTTCCCAGCCCCTTTGCATGTAGGTGAGGCTGTACtacttgagttttgtttttttttctaacagtGGAATGTCGGACGAAATGCTGTATCACTTGCAGGCTGAAACGTTTACAGGAGAGTGTGCCTTCTCagtgttctttcttttccttgtatCTGAAGTCTTGAAGATAAGATAAAGATGGCAGAGTTGCCAAATTGAAACAGCCTGATTCTCTGAGACCCATCTTGGAGGAAACCTACTCTGGTGAATAGCTTAATAAGGGAAACCTGCATTGAACTCTTCTTGAGTGGGAGAGCGACTTTGTGACAATTTACTGGTGTTTTGGAGTTTTTGTTACCGTAGCCAGTGTCACTTATCCTAAACCCATTTTCTTCTCATCTATGTAAATGTAAGCATCCAAGGGTCTGTTGGTTCCATTTATCCTTACATCTCTTGCTTATTATTATATACTAAGTTGAATATCAATTTATTCAGTTAGTGTAACTGATTCTATTTTACTTTCACTATTTATATCAGTATTAAGCTAGACAATGAGTAAGTCATTTTGGCTGCCCATACTGGAATGCAGAGGCAACTCCCTGAAGAATTGAATTCAATTCATTTCAATGAAAATTTAAGTGCCTACAGTATGCAAGGCATCATGCTAAATACTAGATATATAGACATGACAAAGTCTCCTATATCTTGGGTTGAACTGTGGACTTGGGAGAACAATACAAACTCCAGATAAGCTTGGGGAAGTCAAAAACAGAGAGAAGAAGCAACTCACTTTCCTAATAGAACCCGAAGTGAATATCTTCCTGGGGTGGTTTAGCCTGAGACAGCTGGGGAGAGGTTCTGTGACCCAGTAAAGGTGCGGGATCAGGAAGAGGTGCCCAGGAGCGGTACAGAGCATAGAGAAATCCTAGATGGTCTCGCTAAGAGAACTGTCGCCATGCTGGGAAGGGAAGGGACAGAAAAGATACAGATCCcctctttatcatttgagcccaGATGGACCTGAaaatggcagagagagagagagagagaaactgtaGATGTCCTAATGCTTGTGGTTAAAGCTAAGGTGCCACCCACAAGTCAGGTGGGAATGTGAATGTTGTAGAAGCAGCTGGTGAGGAGGGATGATGACCCTAAATACCAAATGTTTCACCCTCCCTCACTCCCACTCCTGCACCTCAGCATTATATTTCTTCCTAGAAATTGGAGGAAAAGCTGGGTGAAGACAGAGAACTCTAAATTTATTAAACTAAATTTCCAATGCACTGTGAAAGGGATACATAGTATAATGTGaattgatttacagaaaaatacagttttatttcttgtatttttgaGTCTGTAAGCAGAGATTTGGGGTGATGGGGTCCAGAGGAGTTTTCCGGGAGGAGGAGCAGATATCTGAACTGGGATGTAAAGAGTGGAGAGGAATAAGCCAGATGGATTCGGGTATTGGCAGGAGTTATCAAGTGCAAGAGGGAAAGCGTACCCTGAGGAAGGAATGGGTTCCCCCAAAGCCCTGAGTACCTGTGAAGAAACAAGGAGGGGCTCACCACAATGTTATCAGTTCAGCATTTGAGGACATTGTGCATAAAGTGTGAAAGCATAAGCTCATTAGGTGAGATGTCCCCACACAGAGAATAGTAACACAGAGGTAAGCAGGAAGGAACAGCTCACATGATATGAATGAGGTTTTATGTGATTTTCTTGTACTGATGAAAAGCTGGGAGTCCCTGCCCTGGCCACCTCTCCATGCCCATGCCATTCCACGCTCCTCTTGTTTACTGTGTTCACCAGACTGATGCTGTTTCAGTTCCATAAACATGACAAGCTTCCTACCCTTTAGACTTACTACTCCTTTTCCACTATGCTTTCCACTTTCTTGATATATTGAACTTGGTTGTgtattttgttcttgtttatatatatacgtatatgtgtgcctatttatatagatatatagatccATGTGTAGATATCTGCAtgggggtcttagttgcagcatggggatCTTTGTTAAGTCATGCAAGATCTTCCTAGTGGTGCTTGGGCtccaagggcttagttgccccatggcatgtgggatcttagttccttgaccagggaatTGAATCCACATTCCCTGCATTCCAAGGTGAGTTCTTATGCAATAGACCATCTTTGTACTTGGAGAGGAGTAGAGTCCCTCAAAATAATCACCCTGGAAAGCCATGTACTTATTTATTGACATTATTCTGTGTAAACCGTTTGGGACTTACCCTTAAAATCTGTTTGTGAGGCATATCAGAAAACCCCCTTTGTTAGCTCAGACTTCACTTTTGGCCTAAAGTGACAATAATGCTGAAAATGACACCTTACTTGGCTTTGGATAACATTTGTCTGTTTCCAAAAACCAAATTCATCTCTGACTGTTGAGTATCTTCTAAAGAATGAAACATAGACTCTGAAAGTGATTGAAAAGTGAGTCTTAGAACTGTGTTAGGCAAAAGCATTATATCCTTGGGATAAGTGAGCACTCTTCTAATGTGGTTCATTTGAAAGTTTGCATATGCTTAGTAGAAAAGAAACTTTATTGTCTTCAAATCACATCTAGTAGACTCATTAGTGAGATGACTTAAAAAGACCTATTTTTACTCAAACTTACGGTAAGTAAAACCAAAGCACTTGCCCtcagcttacacacacacacatacgcacgaAAAGCAGCTTTAATTGAATCTCTCAGATTCTAATTGAATCTCTCAGATTATCGTATGTAATCTGCTTTCACTATGAAACAAATACGTGTAATTACTTTTTAGCCACTTGGTCATTGTAGACAAATAAAGATAAGAGAAGATTGTGGGAATAACTACAACGTGAGGGAAAAACATTTTGAATACCGTGGAGGCTATTTCAGCTCCCACTCATGTCATTTTCTACTGacagataaaaaagaaataaaagtagagTGATCTTGAAAAAATTAAACAGTATAATTTTGCTGATAACTGGGTAACTACAAATGTTAATAATAGGAATAAATCAATGTAAACAGaagacattttcatattttatcagCTTTATTAGGTAATAGAAACAATAGAAAATCAAAACAATGGTACAGAAAATTATGCAAAAAGAATATTCATCAAGCAACATTACTGAAACAAAGTGAACATGCTttaattttttcagatttatttcagTATCTGAGGCATGAACTGTTAGCAGAACTTTTCAGCAGGATTTCATCTCCTGTATGGTTCATATTCCcctaaatttggcaataataCCTTACACATTGTGGACTCAGTGGAAACAAATGAATGAGAGGCTATGGTCTAAGCTCTTGGGCTAAAATGAAATACATCTCCAGAAAAATACTCCAGAGTGAAAGACATTTGTATCTAAGGTCATCTAGTTATCAATTGATGTGAAGCCTCAAAATTAAcagttcttttaatttcaattctAGCAAGTATCTAATTGAACCTGAGCAAGCTCACTGATTCTACAACTTTCACTGGCAGCAAACGCCATATACCAACTAGACTCatagacacacatatatttctttttcccttttaaaaattatctacatGTTGACTTTGTCAATCTCTAAACTTTTATTATTTGGGTAAATAATCAATATTACTTGTGGAAATAATCTCTCATGAGATCTATTTAGAGATTCTTATTGTACTCCGACTCTTCTCCCTGTTTCAGAGAGCTATCGTGGACTGAATTTTCATTAAATCTCTCAAAGACCTATTTCAATTGACTAGCTTACTTCATCATCTGTTAACCATAtgactggggaggaggggaggggcggggggagggtgggggtggggcggagggGAGGGacgtgggtgggggtgggggaggagtctATGAAGAGAGTGCACGTGGATAGCTTGATAAAATGTAACAAACGATGTAGATTCATTTTGTCTTTCTTCATGTCAATGgagattatctatttttttttttttttccatctagcttccctggtggctcagacagtaaagaacctgcttgcaacacaggagacctgagtttgatttctgggttgagaagatcccctggaggagggcatggcaacctactgcagtattcttgcctggagaattcccatggacagatgagtctggtgggttacagtccatggggtccaaagatttgggcacaactgagtgactaaacacaacaacagtctatctacctacctatctccttatagtttttttctgtatatggGCATAGTCAAGTGGCCATCTTTGAGGTGTACAAAGAACATTCATGTGGGATACAGGTGATCCCAGTTTTAATTTCTGATCAATCACCAAATTGTTATAGtccagaaaataattcatttaactCCTTGGGGTGTTAGTTTCTTTACTGGTTAAATTTGTATTAACTCCTTGGTGGATTATTTGTTACCAAAAGTCCTATAAAGGATGTAAGCATACCTTGATTATTATTACTACTTCTGTGTTTAAGATTTCTTGAATAAAAATTCAGATCATAAATTCCATTGAACATAACtttcagtaaaatattttcagaatacaGGTTATAGGTCCTGCATAGGTCTAAACACAATGACTGTATTCAGTATGGTATTATAAGCACTTTCCCCTGGTACTTTACTCATATAACTAAATGAAAACATTAGATATcttcaataaacaaaaatacaaagataaattttatcattgttatgattctttaaaataagtttaaaattttgatgcACTTGAATCTGAAAGGCTTTCATGGAACTAATCAAACAACCTTCTAAGAAAGGATTTCTTGGCAGGAGTAATAATTTTCCCAGAACCCTTTTTGTGGAGGGATCTCAGTGGAGGCTTTTTTAATGATTGAACTCTTTTGGGAGTTTGCAGTGCTCTTGCTATCTCCACATGCTCGTTACAGTAATATTTATTGCTTCCTTCTGATAGTTGGATGAGTGTGCGTTCTGCCAGATCCATACACTGGGCATGGACCCAATGTCCATCTCCATGAGAGCAATAGATCATGGCAGGCTTGTTGAGCTCAGTTGAATAAAATGGTACCCACGTATTGATATCCACATCACAAGTAGGGCAGCATGTAATCCAGTAGCCTGTCTCAGACTCATCTTCCTCATCATCTTCATTGTAGGTGTCAAATTCATCATCACCATCGAAACTGTTCGCTTCTGCGCTGAAGCAAAATTCTTCTGAGTCTTCGAAGGGAGTGGAGTCCCCTGGGTCATCTGTTGATGTCTGACTACTCGTCAAAGTTATCTGATCTTCGTTCACATCATCTTCAGCACATTTCAATGTATAGAAGTAAAATGCTTCTGAAACAGCCTGTTTATTGTCTCCTGGTATGCCGAGGAAAACAGTTCCATTTCCCATGTTGCTTCCAAACCATATCTTGCTGTGCTTAATATCTGGGGTCCAATCTGGGGTTTCCATATCATGAATGTCTATCTTGTTATCCTTGAAAGAGATGATGTTGCAGACCATTCTTTTTTGATTTTCAAGCTGATAGCCACCAACAATAACAAATTCATCATTGCTTATTTGAGTCAGGATTGCACTGGAGACAGAGATTCCTCCTGGCAAGACTGTGCACTCCAAAGCTGGGCTACCCAGGGGGAGATCAACCCTTATTCTGTACAGATTGGCAGGGCGGATGTTATTGGCAAGTGAATGGCCTCCTAAAATATAAACGGTATCATTTCTGGCAATGGAGACATGAAAAGATAGTCCATCTTGAAGTTCTGGAAGAATGTATGACGTAGAGCACCCAAATTCAAAATCCACCAAGAAGACATGGGGCAGGCAGTCAGCTACACTGTTCCATTTCTCTGTGGTTCTTTGGGCAGACGGTATGTATGACCGTCCTCCAAAGAGAACACCCATACTTTTCCCTCGACTATACACCACATCAATGGA
This sequence is a window from Bubalus kerabau isolate K-KA32 ecotype Philippines breed swamp buffalo chromosome 15, PCC_UOA_SB_1v2, whole genome shotgun sequence. Protein-coding genes within it:
- the RAG2 gene encoding V(D)J recombination-activating protein 2 — its product is MSLQMVTVGNSIALIQPGFSLMNFDGQVFFFGQKGWPKRSCPTGVFHFEVKHNHLKLKPAVFSKDSCYLPPLRYPATCTFSGNLESEKHQYIIHGGKTPNNELSDKIYMMSVVCKNNKKVTFRCTEKDLVGDVPEGRYGHSIDVVYSRGKSMGVLFGGRSYIPSAQRTTEKWNSVADCLPHVFLVDFEFGCSTSYILPELQDGLSFHVSIARNDTVYILGGHSLANNIRPANLYRIRVDLPLGSPALECTVLPGGISVSSAILTQISNDEFVIVGGYQLENQKRMVCNIISFKDNKIDIHDMETPDWTPDIKHSKIWFGSNMGNGTVFLGIPGDNKQAVSEAFYFYTLKCAEDDVNEDQITLTSSQTSTDDPGDSTPFEDSEEFCFSAEANSFDGDDEFDTYNEDDEEDESETGYWITCCPTCDVDINTWVPFYSTELNKPAMIYCSHGDGHWVHAQCMDLAERTLIQLSEGSNKYYCNEHVEIARALQTPKRVQSLKKPPLRSLHKKGSGKIITPAKKSFLRRLFD